The following is a genomic window from Actinomadura rubteroloni.
GCGGTTCGGGTTCGACCTGAAGGTGTCGGGGCTCGCGCCGGGCGCGGCGGAGGCCAGCGGCGTCAGCGCCAAGAAGATGATCGTCGTCACGATGGTCACGTCCGGGGCGATCGCGGGCCTGATCGGGATGCCCGAGCTGCTCGGCGCGTCCTATGAGTACTCGCTGAACTTCCCGGCGGGCCTCGGGTTCACCGGGATCACGGTGGCGCTGCTCGGCCGCAACCATCCGCTCGGCATCGCGTTCGCGGCGGTGCTGTTCGCGTTCCTCGACCAGACCTCCGACGTCTTGCAGGAGGTCGAGGTGCCCAAGGAGATCGTCGGCGTGATGCAGGGCGTGGTCGTCCTGACCGTCGTCATCGTGTACGAGCTGGTGCGGCGCTTCGAGATCCGGCGCGAGCAGCGGGCCGTCGCGGGCGAGCTGGCGACCGGCCATGACCTCGCGCGGGCGGGGAAGGGACGGTGAACGCCGTGAAGAGGCTCCGCCTGCCGCACTACCTGATCATCGGTGCGGGCCTGCTGGTCCTGCTGTCGCTGGTGCGGCGGGTGGACGGCGCGAACGACGTCACGTCCAGCGGCACGGTCGAGGCGATGCTGCGCCTCGCGGTGCCGATCTTCCTGGCCGGGCTCGGCGGGCTGTGGGCCGAGCGCGCGGGCGTGATCAACATCGGGCTCGAAGGCATGATGATCCTCGGGACGTGGACGGGCGCCTGGGCGGGCTACCAGTGGGGCCCGTGGGCCGGCGTCCTCGCGGGGATCGCGGGCGGCGCGCTCGGCGGGCTGCTGCACGCGGTCGCGACCGTCTCGTTCGGTGTGGACCACATCGTGTCCGGTGTGGCGATCAACATCCTCGGGCTCGGGCTGACGCAGTTCCTCGCGGGCCTGGTGTTCAACGTCGGGCACGCCAAGGAGCTGGGCGGCGGCCCTCGGCAGTCGCCGCCGGTCGATCCGATCACGAAGATCTCGCTGCCGGTGCTGTCGGGCGGCGGCGGCACGCCCGACTGGCTCGGGTCGCTGGAGAAGCACCACTGGTTCCTGGTGTCGGACGTCGCGGGCGTCCTGCGCGGCCTGACGCACCAGATGTCGCTGCTCACGCTGGTCGCGCTGCTGCTCGTCCCGGTGAGCTACTTCGTGCTGTGGCGGACGCCGTTCGGGCTGCGCGTCCGGTCCTGCGGCGAGGACCCGTACGCGGCCGAGTCGCTGGGCGTCCGCGTGTACCGGATGAAGTACGCGGCCGTGCTCATCTCGGGTGGGCTGGCCGGGCTGGCGGGCGCGTTCCTCGTGACGGTCGCCGCGCCGATCTACCAGGACGGCCAGACGGCCGGGCGCGGCTTCATCGGCCTCGCCGCGATGATCTTCGGGAACTGGCGGCCGGGCGGGCTCGCGGCGGGCTCGCTGCTGTTCGGCTACACCGACGCGATGAACGTCCGGGACGGCGGGCAGGCCGTGCACGCGCTGCTGCTGTTCGTGGCCGTCCTGCTCGTCGCGGTCGCGGCGTGGCAGGCGTGGCGGCGCTCGTTCCTCGCGGCGGGGCTGGCGGCGGTCGCGGCCGCCGGGCTGCTCGTCTGGTTCCTCGACAGCGACGTCGTCCCGGGCGAACTGGTGTCGTTCAGCCCGCACCTCACGACCCTGCTCGTCCTCGCGCTCGCCAGCCAGCGGCTCCGCATGCCGGCGGCCGACGGCTTGCGCTACCGGCGGGGTGAGGCACGCTAGGCGCATGACGAAGATCGACTGGCCGGTGCTGCGCGCGTCCGCGCGGACGGCGATGGAACGTGCCTACGCTCCGTACTCCGGTTTCCCGGTCGGCGCGGCGGGCCTCGCGGCCGACGGCCGGGTCCTCACCGGCTGCAACGTCGAGAACGCCTGCTACGGCGTCGGGCTGTGCGCCGAGTGCAGCCTGGTGTCGGCGCTGTTCGACGGGGACGTCCCGGAGAGCCCCCGGCTGGTCGCCGTCGCGGTCGTGGACCGGAACGGCGATCCGCTCATGCCCTGCGGACGCTGCCGCCAGTTGCTGTGGGAGCACGGCGGGCCGGGCATGCTGCTGGAGACCGTTCGGGGGGTGCGCCCGCTGGCCGAGCTGCTGCCGGACGCGTTCGGCCCCGCCGACCTGACAGACCGAGCCTGAAGGGGGACGCCGTGGACGCCATCGACGTCATCCGCGCCAAGCGGGACGGGGCCGCGCTGAGCCCCGCGCAGATCGACTGGGTCGTGGACGCCTACACGCGCGGCGCGGTCGCCGAGGAGCAGATGGCCGCGCTCGCGATGGCGATCCTGCTCAACGGGATGTCGCGCGCCGAGGTCTCCCGCTGGACGGAGGCGATGATCGCGTCCGGGGAGCGGATGGACTGGTCGGCGCTGGACCGTCCGACGACCGACAAGCACTCCACCGGCGGCGTCGGCGACAAGATCACGCTGCCGCTGGCGCCGCTGGTCGCGGCGTGCGGCGCGGCCGTCCCGCAGCTCTCCGGCCGGGGCCTCGGGCACACCGGCGGGACGCTGGACAAACTGGAGTCGATCCCGGGCTGGCGGGCGTCGCTGAGCGGCGCCGAGATGCTGGACGTCCTCGCCGCGACGGGCGCGGTGGTCTGCGCGGCGGGCGGCGGCCTCGCCCCGGCCGACCGCAAGCTCTACGCGCTGCGGGACGTGACGGGCACGGTCGAGTCGATCCCGCTCATCGCGTCCTCGATCATGTCGAAGAAGATCGCCGAGGGGACGGGCGCGCTCGTCCTGGACGTCAAGGTCGGCTCGGGCGCGTTCATGAAGGCCGAGGCGCCGGCGCGGGAGCTGGCCGAGACGATGGTCGCGATCGGCGCCGACCACGGGCTGCGGACGGTCGCGCTGCTGACGGCGATGGACCGTCCGCTCGGCGCGGCGGTCGGGAACGCCGTCGAGGTCGCCGAGGCCGTCGAGGTGCTGTCGGGGGGCGGCCCGGCCGACGTCGTGGAGCTGACGGTCGCGCTCGCCCGCGAGATGCTCGCGGCGGCGGGCCTGCCGGACGCCAAGGACCCGGCGACGGCCCTCGCGGACGGCTCGGCGATGGACGTCTGGCGCCGCATGATCGTCGCGCAGGGCGGCAACCCGGACGCGCCGCTGCCGGTGGCCCGCGAGGAGCACGTGCTGCGCGCCCCGGCGTCCGGCGTCCTGACGCGCCTGGACGCCTACGGAGTGGGCCTCGCGGCCTGGCGCCTCGGCGCGGGCCGGGCGCGCAAGGAGGACCCGGTGTCGTTCGGCGCGGGCGTCATCTGCCACGCCAAGCCCGGCGACACCGTCCGCGAGGGCGCGCCGCTGCTCACCCTCCACGCCGACGACACGTCCCGCTTCCCCCGGGCCCTGGACGCCCTGTCCGACGCGATGGAGATCACCGACTCCGGCGCCCCCGACCTGCTCCCCCTGATCATCGACCGCATCGCCTGACGCGCCCGCCCGCCGTCCGCCGCGCGGGGCGGTCAGCGGCGGGCGAGGGCGCGCCAGCGCGGGATCTCGGCGACGGCGGCGGCGCCGGCGAGGACGGTCGCGAGCACGGCGACCGGCACCGGCCACGCGAACCAGGGTGCGACGGCCGCGACCGCGAGCTGGAGCACGACGAGGGCGATCGTCGCCCACCCGGGCACGGCGACGATCGTCCGCGCCTTGTCGCCGGGCGTCCCGAACAGCGTCGGCAGCCCGATGAGCACGACGACCGACAGCACCGCGAGCGGGACGCTCACCGGCGCGAGCGCCCACGGCGCCGCGACCCACGCGATCAGCTCGCAGACGAACCGCAGCGCCGCCGCGCCGCGCGGATCCGGAACCGAGCCGCCGGGACTCGAACGTTGCGTCACGCGCCCGACTCTAAAGCACGCATTCCGGAACATTCACGGCGGTCACCAGTCGCGATCGGCGACCAGGGCCTCGATGCATTCGACAGGGGCGGCGACTCGCGGGTCAGGGTGTCCGGACTGGGCGAAGGGGTGCCGCCGGGCGTGCGGCGGTGCGAGGATCGGGCGAGACGATCTTGCTGGAGGTTCCCGCGTATGACCGATTCCCCGGAATTCGACACGTCCGTCCCGCATGAGGCGCGGGTCTACGACTACTGGCTCGGCGGGAGCGACAACTTCGAGGCCGATCGCGCGCTCGGCGACGCGATGATCGCGGCCATCCCGACGCTGCCGGTCATGGCGCGGGCGAACCGGGCGTTCATGGAGCGCGTGACGCGGCACATCGTCGCCGAGGGCGTGACGCAGTTCCTCGACATCGGCAGCGGCATCCCGACGTCCCCGAACCTCCACGAGATCGCGCGCGCGGCCGATCTGGACGCCCGCGTCGTGTACGTGGACCACGACCCGCTGGTCGCCCGGCACGCCCGGGTCCTGCTCCAGGACGTCCCCGGCGTCGCCTACGCCGAGGGCGACCTCACCGAGCCCGCGACGATCCTGGCCGACCCGCTGGTCCCCGCGACGCTGGACCTGGACCGTCCGGTCGCGCTCATGCTCGTCGCGCTGCTCATGTACTTCCCGGCCGAACGGCACCCCGAGCGCTGGGTCGCGGAGCTGCTGGACGCCCTCGCCCCGGGCAGTCTCGTCGCGATCTCGCACCCGAGCGCCGACTTCGACGC
Proteins encoded in this region:
- a CDS encoding ABC transporter permease produces the protein MKRLRLPHYLIIGAGLLVLLSLVRRVDGANDVTSSGTVEAMLRLAVPIFLAGLGGLWAERAGVINIGLEGMMILGTWTGAWAGYQWGPWAGVLAGIAGGALGGLLHAVATVSFGVDHIVSGVAINILGLGLTQFLAGLVFNVGHAKELGGGPRQSPPVDPITKISLPVLSGGGGTPDWLGSLEKHHWFLVSDVAGVLRGLTHQMSLLTLVALLLVPVSYFVLWRTPFGLRVRSCGEDPYAAESLGVRVYRMKYAAVLISGGLAGLAGAFLVTVAAPIYQDGQTAGRGFIGLAAMIFGNWRPGGLAAGSLLFGYTDAMNVRDGGQAVHALLLFVAVLLVAVAAWQAWRRSFLAAGLAAVAAAGLLVWFLDSDVVPGELVSFSPHLTTLLVLALASQRLRMPAADGLRYRRGEAR
- a CDS encoding cytidine deaminase; this translates as MTKIDWPVLRASARTAMERAYAPYSGFPVGAAGLAADGRVLTGCNVENACYGVGLCAECSLVSALFDGDVPESPRLVAVAVVDRNGDPLMPCGRCRQLLWEHGGPGMLLETVRGVRPLAELLPDAFGPADLTDRA
- a CDS encoding thymidine phosphorylase, translated to MDAIDVIRAKRDGAALSPAQIDWVVDAYTRGAVAEEQMAALAMAILLNGMSRAEVSRWTEAMIASGERMDWSALDRPTTDKHSTGGVGDKITLPLAPLVAACGAAVPQLSGRGLGHTGGTLDKLESIPGWRASLSGAEMLDVLAATGAVVCAAGGGLAPADRKLYALRDVTGTVESIPLIASSIMSKKIAEGTGALVLDVKVGSGAFMKAEAPARELAETMVAIGADHGLRTVALLTAMDRPLGAAVGNAVEVAEAVEVLSGGGPADVVELTVALAREMLAAAGLPDAKDPATALADGSAMDVWRRMIVAQGGNPDAPLPVAREEHVLRAPASGVLTRLDAYGVGLAAWRLGAGRARKEDPVSFGAGVICHAKPGDTVREGAPLLTLHADDTSRFPRALDALSDAMEITDSGAPDLLPLIIDRIA
- a CDS encoding SAM-dependent methyltransferase, translated to MTDSPEFDTSVPHEARVYDYWLGGSDNFEADRALGDAMIAAIPTLPVMARANRAFMERVTRHIVAEGVTQFLDIGSGIPTSPNLHEIARAADLDARVVYVDHDPLVARHARVLLQDVPGVAYAEGDLTEPATILADPLVPATLDLDRPVALMLVALLMYFPAERHPERWVAELLDALAPGSLVAISHPSADFDAEAVAEANAIANRAGITLVSRTRAEFETLFGPATLLEPGAVPLVTWRPDEPVTDPNAAYYYAGLARKD